In Paenibacillus sp. JQZ6Y-1, a genomic segment contains:
- a CDS encoding HupE/UreJ family protein gives MSNLPFPLKMNMVLLCVFVLLQRTAEAHGFGGSGFLHPLTGIDHLVAMLAVGVWSAQIGGKAIWIVPSCFVLMMMTGGLLGLQTTIPLPIEWLIACSVVLLGAAIWWNRRLSLWIAGCGVAFFGFSHGYAHGLEIPSLVHPTIYIIGFLTTTIGLHVVGATGGLLILEERNGQKILKWLGRMIGCIGICLILR, from the coding sequence ATGAGTAACCTACCATTTCCTTTGAAAATGAATATGGTTCTACTGTGTGTATTCGTGCTGCTCCAACGAACAGCAGAAGCGCATGGATTTGGAGGAAGCGGATTTTTGCATCCGTTGACAGGCATCGACCATCTGGTAGCCATGTTAGCAGTAGGCGTCTGGAGTGCACAGATCGGAGGGAAAGCGATCTGGATCGTGCCTTCTTGTTTTGTCCTTATGATGATGACAGGTGGACTGCTCGGTTTGCAAACGACAATCCCACTTCCGATAGAGTGGCTTATCGCTTGTTCCGTTGTATTATTAGGCGCCGCCATCTGGTGGAATCGTCGGTTATCACTCTGGATCGCAGGATGTGGCGTAGCGTTCTTCGGCTTTTCCCATGGATATGCACATGGATTAGAAATTCCATCACTGGTTCACCCAACGATCTATATCATAGGATTTTTAACTACAACCATTGGATTGCATGTGGTTGGCGCTACAGGTGGATTGTTGATTTTAGAGGAACGCAACGGGCAAAAGATATTAAAATGGTTAGGCCGTATGATTGGGTGCATAGGAATATGTCTTATTTTGCGATGA
- a CDS encoding phosphate ABC transporter substrate-binding protein, translating into MFKKLPIMLLMLTMILVLAACGSSNSGTTTGSGSTDAGSGESAELSGSILAVGSTALQPLVDQVAQKFMADSQYANVAVQVQGGGSGTGLTQVSEGQATIGNSDVFAEEKLDADKAAGLVDHQVAVVAMATVANKDANVKSLTKQQLVDIFTGKVTNWKEVGGADQKIVIINRPSSSGTRATFEKYALGQKTEDPAGSIQQDSSGTVKKLIAETPGAIGYLALSYLDDSVAELSYDGVEPTVENVEAGKYPIWAYEHMYTKGEPDASTKAFLDYMLSDEVQKSDVTELGYIPISGMQVTRDAEGKVTQK; encoded by the coding sequence ATGTTTAAAAAACTGCCTATCATGCTTCTTATGCTGACTATGATCCTTGTGCTTGCAGCCTGCGGATCGTCGAACAGCGGCACAACTACAGGATCGGGATCAACAGATGCAGGTTCCGGCGAATCCGCCGAGCTGAGCGGTTCCATTCTCGCTGTAGGTTCCACAGCACTGCAACCACTGGTTGATCAAGTCGCTCAAAAGTTTATGGCAGACTCACAATATGCAAATGTTGCCGTTCAAGTACAAGGTGGCGGTAGCGGTACTGGTCTGACACAAGTGTCCGAAGGTCAAGCAACAATCGGTAACTCCGACGTGTTCGCCGAAGAGAAGCTAGACGCTGACAAAGCAGCTGGACTGGTTGACCATCAAGTCGCTGTTGTGGCTATGGCTACAGTTGCTAACAAAGATGCAAATGTAAAAAGCCTGACCAAGCAACAACTGGTTGACATCTTCACAGGCAAAGTAACGAACTGGAAAGAAGTTGGCGGTGCAGATCAAAAAATCGTGATCATCAACCGTCCGAGCAGCTCCGGTACTCGTGCAACATTCGAGAAATATGCACTTGGTCAAAAAACCGAAGATCCAGCGGGTTCGATCCAACAGGATTCCTCCGGTACGGTTAAAAAGCTGATCGCTGAAACACCGGGCGCTATCGGTTATCTGGCACTGTCCTATCTGGATGATAGCGTAGCTGAACTGAGCTATGATGGCGTTGAGCCAACAGTTGAAAATGTAGAAGCTGGTAAATATCCAATCTGGGCTTACGAGCACATGTACACCAAAGGTGAGCCAGATGCTTCCACAAAAGCATTCCTCGACTACATGCTGAGCGACGAAGTGCAAAAGAGCGATGTAACCGAGCTGGGCTACATTCCAATCTCTGGCATGCAAGTAACTCGCGATGCTGAAGGTAAAGTCACTCAAAAATAA
- a CDS encoding response regulator — translation MINVLIVEDDPMVAEMNKFYLSQVEGFQFGGWAASASEALDLLEQQSFELVLLDIYMKEQNGLELLSEIRRANLSMDVIIISAASDKESIRYALQNGAVDYLIKPFEFERFRSALAAYRERYSLLYSNSSLAQAELDMLTQPSSQPDRAVLSKGFTRTTLRLVWEAIQAHQGPSFSSEEIAGVTGLSRVSVGKYLIALEELKVLELETTYGTIGRPVKKYHIVPGSEAIVGRYI, via the coding sequence ATGATCAATGTATTAATTGTGGAAGACGATCCAATGGTAGCGGAGATGAACAAATTTTATCTAAGTCAGGTGGAAGGATTTCAATTTGGCGGCTGGGCAGCATCTGCTTCGGAGGCGCTGGACTTGCTGGAACAGCAGTCATTTGAGCTGGTGCTGCTGGATATTTACATGAAAGAGCAAAACGGTCTAGAGCTGCTATCCGAGATTCGACGCGCCAATCTCAGCATGGATGTGATCATCATTTCGGCGGCGAGCGATAAGGAAAGTATCCGCTATGCGCTACAAAATGGAGCGGTCGATTATCTGATCAAGCCGTTTGAATTTGAACGATTCCGCTCGGCGTTAGCAGCGTACCGGGAGCGGTATTCGCTGCTGTATAGCAATAGCAGTCTGGCACAGGCGGAGCTCGATATGCTGACCCAACCAAGCAGTCAGCCAGATCGTGCCGTATTGAGCAAAGGCTTCACACGCACCACGCTACGCTTAGTATGGGAAGCGATTCAGGCGCATCAAGGTCCTTCCTTTTCCAGTGAAGAGATTGCTGGTGTAACTGGATTATCGCGTGTATCGGTTGGTAAATACTTGATTGCGCTAGAGGAATTGAAGGTACTGGAGCTGGAAACCACGTATGGTACCATTGGTAGACCGGTGAAAAAGTATCATATCGTACCGGGTAGCGAGGCGATTGTCGGAAGATATATTTGA
- the dcuS gene encoding DcuS/MalK family sensor histidine kinase: protein MKKSRRFRLQMTITLLVCLVVAVVLLSVYLMFSIEVSGQTRQAVEQRALAIARTVAYTPLVQDALDGQGDRAVVQTYAEQVRTSNDVEFVVVMDMNGLRLSHPDPAMIGKHFRGGDEVNALHGEETVSIADGSLGRSIRAFEPIRDAAGKQVGAVAVGVSIGSLTTAINENKWILYWGILLGGCLGAIGAILLARKIKKLMFGMEPEQIARLLEERSAMLQSAKEGILSVDRQSIITLTNAEAYRLLGGGGGREDNERRFREFLRQLQMDKVLDGEPLKDVEIEINGYTLLVNVEPVMVGGQTEGAIATFRDMTEISMLMKRLSGISLYAEALRAQTHEFMNRLHIMMGLLHMKQYERLEEYLKSIVPSMQMEAGNVLQQVKDPVVAGFLIGKLSRARELGVQMNLRDDGVLPESADPQVAHELVTIVGNLLENALEASRQAAEPAIVLAFDYTDGILEITVSDNGRGMEPEVAARMYEQGFSTKGQDRGVGLYLVRRSLGQLGGNIEAARLDSGGSQFTVHIPYLIKRGD, encoded by the coding sequence ATGAAGAAAAGCAGGCGCTTCCGTTTACAAATGACGATCACGCTATTGGTCTGTCTGGTGGTGGCAGTCGTATTGCTAAGTGTCTATCTGATGTTCAGCATCGAGGTATCCGGTCAAACTAGACAGGCAGTAGAGCAGCGGGCGCTGGCGATTGCACGCACGGTCGCCTATACGCCGCTTGTGCAGGATGCGCTGGATGGACAGGGAGACAGAGCGGTGGTACAGACGTATGCGGAGCAGGTACGCACCAGCAATGATGTAGAATTTGTCGTAGTGATGGATATGAACGGACTGCGGCTGTCGCATCCTGATCCGGCGATGATCGGAAAGCATTTCCGTGGTGGCGATGAGGTGAACGCACTGCATGGCGAGGAAACGGTATCCATTGCCGACGGCTCGCTCGGACGCTCGATCCGCGCCTTTGAACCGATACGCGATGCTGCTGGCAAGCAGGTAGGAGCGGTAGCAGTCGGTGTATCCATCGGCAGTTTAACGACAGCAATTAACGAGAATAAATGGATTCTGTACTGGGGCATTCTGCTAGGCGGTTGTCTAGGTGCGATCGGTGCGATCCTGCTAGCGCGGAAAATCAAAAAGCTTATGTTCGGCATGGAGCCGGAGCAGATCGCCCGTTTGCTCGAAGAACGCAGTGCCATGCTGCAATCGGCAAAAGAAGGAATCTTGTCGGTGGATCGCCAATCCATCATTACGCTAACCAATGCAGAAGCATACCGTCTACTCGGCGGGGGTGGAGGGCGCGAGGACAATGAACGACGATTCCGCGAATTTCTACGTCAATTGCAGATGGATAAGGTGCTGGACGGTGAACCGCTCAAGGATGTGGAGATTGAGATCAATGGGTATACGCTGCTTGTTAACGTGGAGCCAGTCATGGTGGGCGGACAAACGGAGGGTGCAATTGCCACCTTCCGCGATATGACCGAGATTAGTATGCTGATGAAGCGGCTCTCCGGCATTTCGCTGTATGCCGAAGCACTGCGAGCGCAGACGCATGAATTTATGAATCGGCTGCATATTATGATGGGGCTGCTGCATATGAAGCAGTATGAACGGTTGGAAGAATATTTAAAAAGCATCGTGCCGAGTATGCAAATGGAAGCAGGCAATGTGCTGCAGCAGGTGAAGGACCCAGTGGTAGCGGGCTTTTTGATCGGCAAGCTCAGTCGGGCGCGTGAGCTGGGTGTACAGATGAATCTGCGCGATGATGGTGTGTTGCCAGAGTCCGCCGATCCACAGGTGGCGCATGAGCTGGTGACCATTGTCGGCAATCTACTGGAAAATGCGCTGGAAGCCTCACGTCAGGCGGCGGAACCAGCGATTGTGCTTGCATTTGACTATACAGACGGCATACTGGAGATAACGGTCAGCGATAATGGGCGGGGGATGGAGCCGGAAGTAGCGGCGCGCATGTATGAGCAGGGCTTTTCTACCAAAGGACAGGATCGTGGGGTTGGACTCTACCTTGTGCGTCGTAGTCTAGGTCAGCTAGGTGGCAATATAGAAGCCGCTCGTCTCGATAGCGGCGGTTCACAGTTTACGGTTCATATTCCTTATTTGATAAAGCGTGGTGATTAG
- a CDS encoding 2-hydroxycarboxylate transporter family protein encodes MEKSIQQPGHSHLDQAPVTTSTGNLPKGIKQLRQIKIGVIPLPLYVLLAVIVFAAAALNELPNDMIGGLAVIMIMGVLLSELGFKLPLLKHIGGPAILSLMVPSFLVFWNVLNPPVIESVTTLMKTSNFLYLYISCLVAGSITGMNRKTLIHGFIRIFIPMIAGTLAAVAVGLGIAMLFGYSAYHAFFYIIVPIIAGGVGEGILPLSIAFSQILGGESASYVAQMIPAAVIGNVFAIIGAGVLKKMADNNSAITGNGVLVKEKDGKPMSGSVYDGRKPDFALMGAGLLFACGLFITGHLLSPFVGIPGPILMIFGAALLKVCNLLPAKIEQGAYQLYKFVSGTLTWPIMVGLGILYIPLGDVAAILSLPYIIVCGAVIIAMILSGYFVGKWVNMYPVEAAIVTGCRGGLGGTGDVAILSASGRMELMPFAQISTRIGGALTVVIATLLLSMWS; translated from the coding sequence ATGGAAAAGTCAATACAGCAGCCAGGACATTCTCATCTGGATCAGGCACCTGTAACAACGAGCACGGGCAATTTGCCGAAGGGCATCAAGCAGCTTAGGCAGATCAAGATCGGCGTTATTCCGTTACCGTTGTATGTGCTGCTGGCAGTGATCGTATTCGCAGCCGCCGCACTGAATGAGCTGCCGAACGATATGATTGGCGGTCTGGCAGTCATCATGATCATGGGTGTGCTGCTGAGTGAGCTGGGCTTCAAGCTACCGCTGCTCAAGCATATCGGCGGTCCTGCGATTTTATCGCTAATGGTGCCCTCATTTCTGGTGTTCTGGAATGTGTTGAACCCTCCAGTGATTGAATCGGTTACTACGCTGATGAAGACGTCCAACTTTTTGTATCTGTACATTTCGTGTTTGGTCGCTGGTAGCATCACGGGCATGAACCGTAAAACCTTGATTCACGGCTTCATTCGTATCTTCATCCCAATGATCGCTGGTACACTGGCAGCCGTTGCCGTGGGGCTTGGCATTGCCATGCTGTTCGGCTACAGCGCATATCACGCGTTCTTTTACATCATTGTTCCGATCATTGCAGGCGGCGTCGGAGAGGGCATCCTGCCACTGTCGATTGCCTTTTCCCAAATTCTCGGCGGCGAATCCGCTAGCTATGTCGCCCAAATGATCCCTGCCGCCGTAATCGGCAACGTATTCGCCATCATCGGCGCGGGTGTTCTGAAAAAAATGGCAGATAACAACAGCGCTATCACCGGCAACGGCGTATTGGTCAAAGAAAAAGACGGCAAGCCCATGAGCGGCAGTGTCTACGACGGGCGTAAACCCGACTTTGCTCTAATGGGCGCAGGTCTGCTATTCGCCTGTGGGCTGTTTATCACCGGACATCTGCTGTCCCCATTCGTCGGCATTCCCGGTCCCATTCTGATGATCTTCGGTGCCGCTCTACTCAAGGTATGTAACCTGCTGCCAGCCAAAATCGAACAAGGTGCTTACCAACTCTACAAATTCGTATCCGGCACACTCACTTGGCCGATCATGGTCGGTCTCGGCATCCTATACATCCCACTTGGTGACGTCGCCGCGATCCTGTCTCTGCCGTATATTATCGTCTGCGGCGCCGTCATTATCGCTATGATTCTAAGCGGCTACTTTGTAGGGAAATGGGTTAACATGTACCCTGTCGAAGCCGCCATCGTTACTGGATGTCGCGGCGGATTAGGTGGAACTGGCGACGTTGCCATCCTATCCGCTTCCGGTCGAATGGAACTCATGCCCTTCGCCCAAATCTCCACCCGCATCGGCGGCGCCTTAACTGTAGTCATCGCCACCCTACTCCTATCCATGTGGAGCTAA